In Sphingobacterium zeae, one genomic interval encodes:
- a CDS encoding HlyD family secretion protein codes for MNRKDKKDQTKGFNKALVLFASILLLTGIGFLVRHLIFTHQYVTTNDAQIDQYVTPIASRIPGFIKEVRFEENQYVHQGDTLLIIDASEYQTKVDIAKAELQSSQRNAEVISKTANATANSISVQKARLEAAKVSVWQTQQDYSRFKKLYEADAATRQQYDNAKAAYDLALAQLHAMTEEYHSARLNTSKEKANELPAKANINIKKAARTNAQLFLSYAVVTAPYDGFVGKRTIQPGQFVKEGQTLANVVSEEKWIDANFRETQLEDLIEGTIVTIQVDAFPNLLFKGKIHSFSPASGSKFAVIPQDNATGNFVKIEQRIPVKIVFDARQDLKKLRGGMNVVIHAAHQS; via the coding sequence ATGAATAGAAAAGATAAAAAAGACCAAACAAAAGGATTTAATAAAGCGCTCGTGCTCTTTGCGAGTATATTATTATTGACCGGCATTGGCTTCCTGGTCAGGCATCTGATTTTTACTCATCAATATGTAACGACAAATGATGCCCAGATAGATCAATATGTAACCCCTATTGCTAGTCGGATCCCTGGTTTTATCAAAGAAGTCCGATTTGAAGAAAATCAATATGTGCATCAAGGTGACACCCTATTAATTATAGATGCAAGTGAATATCAGACCAAGGTAGATATCGCAAAAGCCGAACTCCAGAGCAGCCAGAGAAATGCCGAGGTCATCAGCAAAACAGCCAATGCGACTGCCAATAGTATTTCGGTTCAAAAGGCAAGATTAGAAGCGGCAAAAGTAAGTGTATGGCAAACGCAACAGGATTATAGTCGATTCAAGAAACTATATGAGGCTGATGCGGCAACCAGACAGCAGTACGACAATGCCAAAGCAGCTTACGATTTGGCATTAGCACAACTACATGCTATGACAGAAGAGTATCATTCCGCACGACTGAATACCAGCAAAGAAAAAGCAAACGAGTTACCTGCAAAAGCGAATATTAACATCAAAAAGGCCGCAAGAACAAATGCCCAGCTTTTCCTTTCCTATGCCGTAGTAACCGCTCCCTATGACGGCTTTGTTGGCAAGCGTACTATACAACCCGGACAATTTGTGAAGGAAGGCCAGACGCTGGCAAATGTAGTTAGCGAAGAGAAATGGATCGATGCAAATTTCAGGGAAACACAGCTCGAAGATCTTATAGAAGGTACTATCGTGACGATACAGGTAGATGCATTTCCCAACCTACTCTTTAAAGGAAAGATCCATTCTTTCTCTCCAGCATCAGGTTCCAAATTTGCCGTGATACCCCAAGATAACGCAACAGGAAACTTCGTAAAAATAGAGCAGCGCATCCCTGTTAAAATTGTCTTTGATGCACGGCAAGATCTTAAAAAACTACGTGGCGGCATGAACGTTGTCATTCATGCTGCCCATCAATCCTAA
- a CDS encoding sensor histidine kinase encodes MKPYQISQQRWKFILLIFAAVIAVASLVYTNYLVRNLAHAERSKAEVWAMSTKNIMTMPDVDDEFITFIYAVRDSLNLPAIITDDKEDIIFWRNLDSTKTNIKPGQNDSVTKHLNYDPAYFQKQLAFMKKSHPPITLELENGQKWHVYYKDSWFLQQLRVFPYVQLSLIALFLIIAYTVFNSIRKSEQNLVWVGLTKEAAHQLGTPISSLMGWLELIRIKFDAEEDDTLTEMENDIKRLEIVADRFSKIGSTPVLTNHNLYEVIKNYMDYFRIRTSNKITFELKGDKHLEAKLNIPLFDWIIENLLKNGVNAIGTEGKITVNISENIAKEEIFIDISDTGKGIPRSNFESVFQPGFTTRKRGWGLGLSLTKRMVRYHQGQIFVKESELGKGTTFRIILKSNLKYEATQI; translated from the coding sequence ATGAAACCCTATCAGATTAGCCAGCAACGCTGGAAATTTATTTTGCTCATCTTTGCAGCAGTCATTGCTGTTGCCTCCTTGGTGTACACCAATTACCTCGTTCGAAATCTTGCTCACGCCGAACGTTCAAAGGCCGAGGTATGGGCCATGAGTACTAAAAATATCATGACCATGCCCGACGTAGATGATGAGTTCATTACATTTATCTACGCTGTAAGAGACAGCCTAAATTTACCAGCAATTATTACTGACGATAAAGAAGATATCATTTTTTGGCGGAACCTCGATTCTACGAAGACCAATATTAAGCCTGGACAAAACGACAGTGTTACAAAGCATCTAAATTATGACCCCGCTTATTTTCAAAAACAGCTGGCATTTATGAAAAAAAGCCATCCCCCCATTACTTTGGAATTGGAAAATGGGCAAAAATGGCATGTATACTACAAGGATTCTTGGTTTTTGCAACAGCTAAGGGTGTTTCCGTACGTACAACTATCGCTCATTGCGCTCTTCCTTATCATTGCATATACCGTTTTCAACTCTATCCGAAAATCTGAACAAAATCTTGTTTGGGTAGGCCTCACCAAAGAAGCGGCACATCAATTGGGTACCCCCATTTCATCGTTGATGGGTTGGCTAGAACTGATTCGTATAAAATTTGATGCCGAAGAAGATGATACGCTAACTGAAATGGAAAACGACATAAAGCGGCTTGAGATCGTCGCTGACCGCTTTTCAAAAATAGGATCTACCCCCGTACTGACCAATCACAACCTCTACGAGGTCATTAAAAATTACATGGATTATTTCCGTATAAGGACTAGCAATAAAATCACTTTCGAATTAAAAGGAGACAAACATCTTGAAGCAAAGCTCAATATTCCGCTCTTCGACTGGATTATAGAAAATTTATTGAAAAATGGAGTAAATGCCATTGGTACAGAAGGAAAGATAACTGTTAATATTTCAGAAAATATTGCGAAAGAAGAAATTTTTATAGACATTAGCGATACGGGCAAAGGAATTCCGAGATCTAATTTTGAATCAGTTTTCCAGCCAGGCTTCACCACAAGAAAGAGAGGTTGGGGGCTTGGGCTTAGTCTGACAAAAAGAATGGTGCGGTATCACCAAGGCCAAATTTTTGTAAAAGAATCTGAATTAGGTAAAGGAACAACATTTCGAATAATCTTAAAAAGCAATTTAAAATATGAAGCCACTCAAATCTGA
- a CDS encoding DinB family protein: MKPLKSDEYPAVYAPYIETVVDNVFDTLEEQTLSFPAFLDTIPEERGNFKYAEDKWTIKEVVGHVIDNERIMAYRALRFSRNDLKELAGYDQDYLIQYSRYNDRTLESLSKEFAFLRKANMMLFNSFNDAELERKGMASERLTTVKALLYVIAGHLNHHRIIIQERYLNSDDVKNLVSALQH; encoded by the coding sequence ATGAAGCCACTCAAATCTGACGAATATCCAGCAGTCTATGCGCCATATATTGAGACTGTCGTTGATAACGTGTTTGATACACTCGAAGAACAAACGCTCTCCTTTCCGGCATTTCTGGACACGATTCCTGAGGAAAGAGGCAATTTTAAATACGCCGAGGATAAATGGACCATCAAAGAAGTCGTTGGCCACGTCATCGATAATGAACGAATCATGGCCTATCGTGCGTTGCGCTTCTCCCGTAACGACCTGAAGGAGCTCGCTGGTTACGACCAAGACTACCTCATTCAGTATTCGCGCTATAATGACCGTACCTTGGAAAGCTTGAGTAAAGAATTTGCCTTTCTTCGCAAAGCCAATATGATGCTTTTCAACAGTTTCAATGACGCTGAATTGGAGCGTAAAGGAATGGCATCTGAGCGACTTACAACTGTAAAAGCACTGTTATATGTCATTGCGGGACACCTCAATCATCACCGCATTATTATTCAAGAACGTTATTTAAACTCAGACGATGTCAAAAATTTGGTTTCAGCATTACAGCATTGA
- a CDS encoding AraC family transcriptional regulator has product MEADKLTAIDAEHYDFYVDHLYVNRIDSREYKHKKARLLYAEGGIIHVFTATKHWYLPARFYMWIPANTTYHLESTSSRIPLYSFYFKERSDMPSVLSVPNIFLSNDLMREMFLFARDWAGGVSKMTNYSKYCLLRAMMAIIPDTSSPIDAFPMQHPYPKSEKLKSVARYLNSNIDQSFTIEQIAARFGMSGRSLSRLFKEDMGISYIRFLRAIRIAKALELMSENDYSILEIAMRVGYNELSSFSNIFTRVTGIRPSIYMAKINGYK; this is encoded by the coding sequence ATGGAAGCGGATAAACTTACAGCGATTGATGCTGAGCACTATGATTTTTATGTCGACCACCTCTACGTCAATCGTATTGATTCTCGCGAGTATAAACATAAGAAAGCGCGCCTGCTTTACGCTGAAGGCGGGATTATTCATGTATTTACAGCAACAAAGCACTGGTATTTGCCTGCAAGATTTTATATGTGGATTCCGGCAAATACCACTTATCATCTGGAAAGTACAAGCTCTCGTATTCCACTCTATAGTTTTTACTTCAAAGAAAGGTCGGATATGCCGTCTGTGCTTTCGGTGCCGAATATATTTCTAAGCAATGATTTGATGCGTGAAATGTTTTTATTTGCTCGAGATTGGGCTGGCGGGGTGAGCAAGATGACTAATTATTCTAAATACTGTCTCTTGCGTGCGATGATGGCAATTATTCCAGATACGAGTTCACCAATAGATGCTTTTCCGATGCAGCATCCCTATCCTAAAAGTGAAAAGCTCAAAAGTGTGGCTCGGTATCTCAACAGTAATATCGATCAGTCCTTTACCATTGAACAGATAGCTGCGCGTTTTGGAATGAGTGGCCGCTCCTTATCAAGGCTTTTTAAAGAAGATATGGGCATCAGTTATATTCGGTTTTTAAGGGCTATACGAATTGCGAAAGCCCTGGAGCTCATGTCTGAAAATGATTACTCCATTCTCGAAATCGCCATGCGGGTGGGTTACAACGAGCTCTCTTCTTTCAGCAACATTTTTACACGGGTGACGGGTATTCGTCCATCGATTTATATGGCGAAGATCAATGGATACAAATAG
- the gltX gene encoding glutamate--tRNA ligase: protein MSSERKVRVRFAPSPTGGLHLGGVRTALFNFLYARQHEGDFILRVEDTDQTRFVPGAEEYINECLAWCGLTPDESPLIGGKYGPYRQSERKPSYRKYAEQLIADGYAYYAFDTAEELDEQRKLQPNFRYSHENRLQLRNSLSLSETETQHLLDAGTPHTIRIKIPTDDTVTFTDMIRGKVAFDTNLVDDKVLLKADGMPTYHLAVVVDDKTMDISHVFRGEEWLPSAPIHILLWEYLGWGDSMPSWAHLPLILKPDGNGKLSKRDGDRLGFPVYAMNWTDANSGDTTKGFREMGFLPEAFVNMLGVLGWNDGTEQELFSLDELIQKFGVDRISKAGAKFDFEKAKWFNHEWIKRSSTESLLPQIKTVLEHHQVAADDTYVSKVLDAVKERLTFVEDFWSQASFFFLQPAEYDLNAVKPKWSAEKTAFFEGINQSFAGFHTWKAAELEPFFKDAIQASGMKMGELMMPFRIMLVGGKFGPDVFQIVELLGRDEVVNRVKKALQEFDA, encoded by the coding sequence ATGAGTTCAGAAAGAAAAGTCAGAGTGCGTTTTGCACCAAGCCCGACAGGTGGTCTTCACCTTGGTGGGGTACGTACAGCTTTGTTTAATTTTCTCTATGCGCGTCAGCATGAGGGAGATTTTATTTTACGTGTCGAGGATACGGATCAAACTCGTTTCGTCCCTGGTGCTGAGGAATATATCAACGAATGCTTAGCATGGTGTGGTCTGACGCCAGACGAAAGTCCGTTAATAGGGGGGAAATATGGGCCTTACCGTCAAAGTGAGCGAAAACCATCTTACCGGAAATATGCTGAGCAATTGATCGCAGATGGGTATGCTTATTATGCCTTTGATACTGCTGAAGAGCTAGATGAACAGCGTAAATTACAGCCTAACTTCCGATATAGCCACGAAAACAGACTTCAATTGCGCAATTCGTTGAGCCTATCTGAGACTGAAACTCAACACCTGTTGGATGCGGGGACTCCGCATACCATTCGTATAAAAATTCCTACTGATGACACGGTAACATTTACAGATATGATCCGTGGAAAGGTAGCTTTCGATACCAATCTTGTTGATGATAAGGTATTGCTTAAAGCTGACGGTATGCCAACTTATCACCTGGCCGTTGTTGTCGATGATAAAACCATGGATATTTCGCATGTATTCCGCGGCGAAGAGTGGTTGCCTTCGGCACCTATCCATATCTTGTTGTGGGAATACCTTGGCTGGGGCGATAGCATGCCGAGCTGGGCACACCTTCCTCTAATCCTCAAACCCGATGGAAATGGTAAATTAAGTAAACGCGATGGCGATCGTCTGGGATTCCCTGTTTACGCGATGAACTGGACCGATGCAAACTCTGGCGATACAACAAAAGGTTTTCGTGAGATGGGTTTCTTGCCAGAGGCTTTTGTCAACATGCTTGGCGTGTTAGGCTGGAATGATGGAACTGAACAGGAACTTTTTTCTTTAGATGAATTGATCCAGAAATTCGGCGTGGACCGTATCAGTAAAGCTGGGGCGAAATTTGATTTTGAAAAAGCAAAATGGTTTAACCATGAATGGATCAAACGATCTTCAACAGAGTCGCTGTTACCGCAGATTAAAACAGTTTTGGAACATCATCAAGTCGCGGCTGATGACACTTATGTGAGTAAAGTATTGGATGCGGTAAAAGAGCGTCTGACCTTTGTGGAAGATTTTTGGAGCCAAGCGTCGTTTTTCTTCCTGCAACCTGCAGAATACGATTTAAACGCAGTGAAGCCTAAATGGTCTGCTGAAAAAACTGCATTTTTTGAGGGGATTAACCAGTCTTTCGCAGGATTCCATACCTGGAAGGCTGCTGAGTTGGAGCCTTTCTTCAAGGATGCCATTCAGGCATCCGGAATGAAAATGGGCGAACTGATGATGCCATTCCGTATTATGTTAGTCGGTGGAAAATTTGGTCCAGATGTCTTTCAGATAGTTGAACTGCTGGGCAGAGATGAAGTCGTAAATCGTGTAAAAAAAGCACTTCAGGAATTTGATGCTTAA
- a CDS encoding hotdog fold thioesterase: MSKIWFQHYSIEEINIFFNKYLSGLLEIQATEIDDNTITATMPVTDKVKQPHGILHGGASVVLAESLGSIASNLVVDPDKYRGVGLEVNANHIRPVSSGIITAKCSAIHIGRSTHIWEIKMYDRFNKLNCISRLTVAIVPK, encoded by the coding sequence ATGTCAAAAATTTGGTTTCAGCATTACAGCATTGAGGAAATAAATATATTTTTTAATAAATACCTGTCAGGTCTCCTGGAAATTCAAGCGACAGAAATAGATGACAACACCATTACAGCGACTATGCCTGTAACAGATAAAGTCAAGCAGCCGCATGGAATATTACATGGTGGAGCCTCGGTAGTCCTGGCAGAGTCGCTAGGAAGTATTGCCTCTAACCTGGTGGTTGACCCAGATAAATATCGCGGCGTTGGACTTGAAGTGAACGCAAACCATATACGTCCCGTAAGTAGCGGAATAATCACAGCGAAATGCAGTGCCATACATATTGGCCGTTCCACACATATCTGGGAAATAAAGATGTATGACCGGTTCAATAAATTAAATTGTATTTCCAGACTGACAGTAGCGATCGTTCCGAAATAA